In the Neisseria sp. KEM232 genome, CGTTGATTTGCCCCCGATTCCGGCGAAACGCTATTTCAGTTTGACCGAATTGTGCGAGCTGGCACAGATCAGTCCGAAGCAGTTCGCACAATGGCAGCAGGAACACGGCATTGTGGTGGGCTACGGTGCGGATCACTATACCCGTGCGGATGTGGTGAAAGCCAGAAAGCTGCGGGACACTTTCGCGCCGTTTGTCGATGTGTTCAACCATAACGGGTTGGATGCGGACGGTCGGCCTGCCGCTACGGCGGAGGAAATCAAAACGGGCTTGACTGCTTTGTCGGATAAAATCGAAAAAGCGCTTGCCGGAAACGGTTAAGCTCTATATAATGCGCAGCTTTCCAAGTCGGAGTGTGGCGCAGTCTGGTAGCGCACTTGCATGGGGTGCAAGGGGTCGAAGGTTCGAATCCTTTCACTCCGACCAAAAAATTAAAAAACAGCCGTTTCAAGCGGCTGTTTTTTGTTTCTGTATTTTGCGGGATTTCGTACTTTTCTCTTTTATGTAGGGGCTGTACTAGATAAGCCCTAAATTTCACACCACCGACGCAGCACTTTAAGCTGCTCGGAGGGTGTGCCAAAGTTAAAACGGAACTCGCATTCTTTCAAGAAAAGCGGGAAAGATTTACGGTCGATTCCATTGTATTTGCGCAGTACGCGCTTTGCCTGATTCCAGAAATTTTCAATGCCGTTGATATGGTTCTGTCTGTCGGCAAACAGCTTGCTGTGATTAATGCTGCGTTCGAATTTTTCCTTAGCCATGAGCTAATTCCTTTACAAATAAAGATCACAAAGAACAAAGGCCGTCTGAAACGGATTCCAGAATCTTCAGACGGCCTGGCGGGGTACCGAATCAGCCTTTGCGGGCTTCGGTTACGGCTGCGGCCACATGGGCGGGCGCTTCCGCGTATTTTTTAAACTCCATGGAGTAAGTGGCGCGGCCTTGGGTGGCAGAACGCAAATCGGTTGAGTAACCGAACATCTCCGCCAAAGGCACTTCGGCACGGACTTTTTTGCCGCCGATACCGTCGTCGTCCATACCCAATACAATGCCACGACGACGGTTCAGATCGCCCATTACGTCGCCCATGTACTCTTCGGGAGTTTCCACTTCCACTGCCATAATCGGCTCGAGGAGAACGGGGTTGGCTTTTTTCATACCTTCTTTAAAGGCCATGGAAGCAGCCAATTCAAATGCGATCTGCGAAGAGTCCACATCGTGGTACGAACCGAAGGTCAGGCGGACACGGACGTCGACAACAGGGTAACCGGCAACAATACCGTTAGACAGGGTGTCGCGGATACCTTTATCTACTGACGGAATGAATTCACGCGGAATCACACCGCCTTTGATCTCGTCGATAAATTCGTAGCCCGCACCGCCCGGTTCCAACGGCTCCATTTTGATCACAACGTGACCGTACTGGCCTTTACCACCGGACTGTTTGACGTGTTTGGCTTCGGATTCGACTTCTTTGCGGATGGTTTCGCGGTAGGCCACCTGAGGCGCACCGATATTGGCTTCAACACCGAATTCGCGCTTCATGCGGTCTACAATGATCTCCAAGTGCAGCTCACCCATACCGGAAATAATGGTCTGACCGGATTCTTCGTCCGTGCGCACACGGAAAGAAGGATCTTCCTTAGCCAAGCGGTTCAGGGCAATACCCATTTTCTCTTGGTCGGCCTTGGTTTTCGGCTCGACAGCAATGTGAATCACCGGCTCGGGGAATTCCATGCGTTCCAAAATAATGGGAGCGTTTTCGGCACACAGGGTTTCGCCTGTAGTTACATCTTTCAGGCCGATGGCAGCGGCAATGTCGCCTGCGCGGACCTCTTCAATCTCCGTACGGTCTGCGGCGGTCATCTGCACCAAACGGCCGATGCGCTCGCGTGTGCCTTTTACGGAGTTCAATACGTTGTCGCCCGATTTGACAACACCGGAGTAAACGCGGATGAAGGTCAATTGTCCGACATATTTGTCGTTCAGCATTTTGAACGCCAACGCAGAGAACGGAGCTTCATCGGCAGCCTGACGGTTATCGGGTTCTTCGCTGTTGGGATTAACGCCCTGTACCGGCGGAATGTCGGTAGGTGCAGGCAGCAATTCGACAACGGCATCCAGCATACGTTGCACACCTTTATTTTTAAAGGCAGAACCGCACAACATCGGCTGAATCTCGCCTGCCAGAGTGCGCTGACGCAAAGCACCAACGATTTCTTCCTCGGTCAGCTCTTCACCTCCCAAGTATTTGTCCATCAATTCTTCATTGGCCTCTGCTGCGGCTTCGATCATGTTTTGCCGCCACTCTTCAGCGGTATCGACCAAATCGGCAGGAATGTCGCCATATTCGAAAGTCACGCCCTTATCGGCTTCGTTCCAAATGATAGCTTTCATTTTCAACAGGTCAACGACACCTTCGAAACCGTCTTCCGCACCAACGGGAATCACGATCGGCACGGGATTGGCGCGCAGACGGGTTTTCATCTGTTCGACAACACGGAAGAAATTGGCGCCTTGACGGTCCATTTTATTTACAAAGGCCAAACGCGGAACTTTATATTTGTTGGCCTGACGCCATACGGTTTCAGACTGGGGCTGAACGCCGCCCACAGCACAGTAAACCATAACGGCACCGTCCAGCACGCGCATGGAACGTTCTACTTCGACGGTAAAGTCCACGTGTCCCGGAGTGTCGATAATGTTAAAACGGTGCTCAGGGAACTGCTTGGCCATACCTGACCAGTAGGAAGTTACGGCAGCGGACGTGATTGTGATACCGCGCTCCTGCTCTTGTTCCATATAGTCGGTAGTAGCCGCACCATCGTGCACCTCGCCCAATTTGTGGGTCAGCCCGGTATAAAACAGGATACGTTCGGTAGTAGTGGTTTTACCTGCATCGATATGCGCGGAAATACCGATATTGCGATACAGGTTAATTGGGGTTTTACGAGCCATTTTTTCAGCCTTTCAAATTTAGAAACGGAAATGGGAGAAGGCTTTGTTGGCTTCGGCCATGCGGTGTACTTCTTCGCGTTTTTTCATTGCGCCGCCACGGCCTTCGGAGGCATCGATCAATTCGCCCGCCAAGCGCAGATCCATTGATTTTTCGCCGCGTTTGCGTGCGGCATCGCGCACCCAGCGCATTGCCAAAGCCAATCTGCGTGAAGGTCTGACTTCAACAGGGACTTGGTAGTTCGCACCACCGACACGGCGGCTTTTCACTTCCACAACAGGCTTGGCATTGGCAATAGCTTCATTGAAGACTTCAATAGCTTCTTTGCCTTGTACTTTTTTAGCGATTTGCTCAAGCGCGCCGTATACGATGCGCTCGGCAACGGCTTTTTTGCCGTCAATCATCAGTACGTTCATAAATTTGGTCAATTCAACGCTGCCGAACTTAGGATCGGGCAATACGTCGCGCTTGGGGACTTCTCTACGTCTTGGCATTTCAATTCCTTTAACTATTCAGTCGGGGACTTGCCCCATGAATGCCCATCGGGACATCCACTTACTCGGCCGTTTCAATTTAGGCGGCCGACGTGCCTTTCAATATCCTTACTTAGGACGCTTCGCACCGTATTTGGAACGGGCTTGTTTGCGGTCTTTCACACCGGCAGTATCCAAAGAACCGCGGACGGTATGGTAACGGACACCCGGCAAGTCTTTTACACGACCGCCGCGAATCAGAACGACGCTGTGCTCTTGCAGGTTGTGGCCTTCACCACCGATATAGGAAATCACCTCAAAACCGTTGGTCAGGCGCACTTTGCAGACTTTACGCAAAGCGGAGTTCGGTTTTTTCGGAGTAGTAGTGTACACACGGGTACAAACACCGCGTTTCTGCGGACATGCTTCCAGTGCGGGCACTTTGTTTACGTACACGGGCTTTTTACGGCCTTTGCGTACCAATTGGTTAATAGTAGGCATACTTTCTTTGTCCTGTTGAAATGAAAATATTTGCCGGCACCATGCCGACAAGAGCGGAATTATAGTAGCAAGGCAAACATACGGTCAAGAAAGGCTTTGACAGCCGGATACATCGAACATCTGAACAGATGCGGATTTTCCACACAAAAAGGCCGCCTGAAAAACGAAATCTTTTTTCAGACGGCCTCATCACAACAAGCAGACTGCAAATTAATTTTTAAGATTTGTCAGCCATTCTGCCGCGGCGGATAACCGCAGGAATCTCCAAATCGTCCAATACGCGCTGATCGGACAAATCGGGACCGGTCAGGTTCATATTGCGGACTTCACGCCCCGAAGTAACCACCCCTGCAATATTGGAAAAATCCGCATCCGCAGAATCGCCCGACAAGCCGTCGAGATCTTCACGCACCGCATGCTGGCGGCGCGCAGACGGCGTCCGACCGTATTGAGCCGCAGGAGCCTGGGGAGCAGAGTAGTGGTTATTTTCCTTCAAACCTGTGGCGATGATGGTGACGCGGATGGCGTCTTCCGGCATGTTTTCGTCTTCGGCCGTGCCGTATTTGCGCTCCGAGTCCGGGTGTGCGTAATCGTCGATTACGCGCATGATTTCACGGTATTCCGACATTTTCAGACAGCCCGGTGCGGTAGTGATATTGACCAGCACGCCGCGCGCACCGTCCAAGCTGACATTATCGAGCAGCGGACTGGAAATCGCCTCCTCGGTCGCCAGGCGGGCACGATCGACACCCTGCGAAGCCCCCGAACCCATCATAGCCATACCGGTAATGCCCATCACGTTTTTCACGTCGGCAAAGTCCAAATTGATAAACCCGGGACGGGTCACAACCTCCGAAATCCCCGCTACTGCCGCATGAAGTACGTTATCGGCCGCCTGAAATGCCTCGCGCACGGTAACGTCTTCGCCCAACGCGGTCATCAGCTTGTCGTTCGGAATGACAATCAGCGAATCCACCTGACTTTTCAGATGTTCCAAACCCTGCTGGGCGATATGGATGCGCTTGCCTTCGTGCTCGAAAGGACGGGTTACCACGGCAACGGTCAGAATGCCCATTTCCTTGGCAATTTCCGCCACCACCGGTGCTGCGCCGGTACCCGTACCGCCGCCCATACCGGTTGTAATAAACAACATATTGGCGCCGCGCACGGCCTCGGTAATGGCTTCGCGCTCTTCCAAAGCGGCTTCGCGGCCGACTTCGGGATTAGCTCCCGCACCGAGGCCTTTGGTGAGATTGGTACCCAACTGGATACGTTTGGGCGCGTTATTTTTGCTCAAAGCCTGCGCATCGGTGTTGGCACTGATGAATTCGACACCCTGAATGGTGTTTTTAATCATGTTGTTAATGGCGTTGCAGCCGCCCCCGCCGATACCGATTACCTTGATAACCGCAGGGCTTGCGGCGGAATCCACTACATCGTAAACCAAATCCATTAAAACTACTCCTTTGCGCCCTGTTCGGGACGGCATACTCTGAACAAATACTGCGGATTATATAAGAAGCCGCATAATCTTAGCAAAAAACCTGCGGCGGACGCAGCCTGCCGCCTTATCGGCAGCAAACGGGCATCAGCGGACTAAAAATTGTTGCGCAGCCATTCTTTAATCTTGGCCAGCAAGCCTTCGCCTTCCTCTTCGTGATAAGACACCGAACCACCTTCGCCGCCGGCTTCCACATCGCCGCGTGCGGCATAGAGCAGGCCGATAACGGTGGCGTTGCGCGGATTGCGGATGCGCTCGGACACGCCGGGCATTTCGGGCGGCACACCGACACGGGCGGGCAGGCCGAAAATATCTTCGGCCAGATCGACGATACCGTTCAACATGGATGCCCCGCCGGTCAGCACTACGCCGGAAGTGAGCATGTCTTCATAAAAGCCGCTGCGGTGCAGTTCGTGCAGAGTCAGTTCCAAAATTTCCTCGACGCGCGGACCGATAACGGTGGCGAGGCCGCGCCGTGCGATTTGGCGCGGCTGGCGGTCGCCCACGCTGGGCACTTCCACCATTTCGTCCAAATCTTCGTCTTCCAGATCGGGATGCGCCACGCCGTGGTGGATTTTGATGTATTCGGCGGCGGCATACGGCGTACGCAGAGCCTGTGCCAAATCGCTGGTAATCAAATCGCCCGCCACGGGTATCACGGCGGTATGGCGGATGGCGCCGTTGGTGTAAACGGCAATATCGGTGGTGCCGCCGCCGATGTCGA is a window encoding:
- the fusA gene encoding elongation factor G; the protein is MARKTPINLYRNIGISAHIDAGKTTTTERILFYTGLTHKLGEVHDGAATTDYMEQEQERGITITSAAVTSYWSGMAKQFPEHRFNIIDTPGHVDFTVEVERSMRVLDGAVMVYCAVGGVQPQSETVWRQANKYKVPRLAFVNKMDRQGANFFRVVEQMKTRLRANPVPIVIPVGAEDGFEGVVDLLKMKAIIWNEADKGVTFEYGDIPADLVDTAEEWRQNMIEAAAEANEELMDKYLGGEELTEEEIVGALRQRTLAGEIQPMLCGSAFKNKGVQRMLDAVVELLPAPTDIPPVQGVNPNSEEPDNRQAADEAPFSALAFKMLNDKYVGQLTFIRVYSGVVKSGDNVLNSVKGTRERIGRLVQMTAADRTEIEEVRAGDIAAAIGLKDVTTGETLCAENAPIILERMEFPEPVIHIAVEPKTKADQEKMGIALNRLAKEDPSFRVRTDEESGQTIISGMGELHLEIIVDRMKREFGVEANIGAPQVAYRETIRKEVESEAKHVKQSGGKGQYGHVVIKMEPLEPGGAGYEFIDEIKGGVIPREFIPSVDKGIRDTLSNGIVAGYPVVDVRVRLTFGSYHDVDSSQIAFELAASMAFKEGMKKANPVLLEPIMAVEVETPEEYMGDVMGDLNRRRGIVLGMDDDGIGGKKVRAEVPLAEMFGYSTDLRSATQGRATYSMEFKKYAEAPAHVAAAVTEARKG
- the rpsG gene encoding 30S ribosomal protein S7 is translated as MPRRREVPKRDVLPDPKFGSVELTKFMNVLMIDGKKAVAERIVYGALEQIAKKVQGKEAIEVFNEAIANAKPVVEVKSRRVGGANYQVPVEVRPSRRLALAMRWVRDAARKRGEKSMDLRLAGELIDASEGRGGAMKKREEVHRMAEANKAFSHFRF
- the rpsL gene encoding 30S ribosomal protein S12, encoding MPTINQLVRKGRKKPVYVNKVPALEACPQKRGVCTRVYTTTPKKPNSALRKVCKVRLTNGFEVISYIGGEGHNLQEHSVVLIRGGRVKDLPGVRYHTVRGSLDTAGVKDRKQARSKYGAKRPK
- the ftsZ gene encoding cell division protein FtsZ, with the translated sequence MDLVYDVVDSAASPAVIKVIGIGGGGCNAINNMIKNTIQGVEFISANTDAQALSKNNAPKRIQLGTNLTKGLGAGANPEVGREAALEEREAITEAVRGANMLFITTGMGGGTGTGAAPVVAEIAKEMGILTVAVVTRPFEHEGKRIHIAQQGLEHLKSQVDSLIVIPNDKLMTALGEDVTVREAFQAADNVLHAAVAGISEVVTRPGFINLDFADVKNVMGITGMAMMGSGASQGVDRARLATEEAISSPLLDNVSLDGARGVLVNITTAPGCLKMSEYREIMRVIDDYAHPDSERKYGTAEDENMPEDAIRVTIIATGLKENNHYSAPQAPAAQYGRTPSARRQHAVREDLDGLSGDSADADFSNIAGVVTSGREVRNMNLTGPDLSDQRVLDDLEIPAVIRRGRMADKS
- the ftsA gene encoding cell division protein FtsA; translated protein: MAKDKHYISALDIGTSKVIALIGEVQEDNEIHIVGIGQAPSRGLKAGMVTNIDATAQAIKQAVGEAELMADCKVGSVTTGIAGNHIRSLNSQGVVKIKDGEVTQADIDRAIETAKAVNIPPDHSILHTVVQEYIIDNQPGVRDPIGMSGVRLDTRVHIITGAVTALQNIQKCITRCGLEMEQIMLQPLASGQAVLTEDEKDLGVCVIDIGGGTTDIAVYTNGAIRHTAVIPVAGDLITSDLAQALRTPYAAAEYIKIHHGVAHPDLEDEDLDEMVEVPSVGDRQPRQIARRGLATVIGPRVEEILELTLHELHRSGFYEDMLTSGVVLTGGASMLNGIVDLAEDIFGLPARVGVPPEMPGVSERIRNPRNATVIGLLYAARGDVEAGGEGGSVSYHEEEGEGLLAKIKEWLRNNF